Proteins encoded within one genomic window of Polypterus senegalus isolate Bchr_013 chromosome 6, ASM1683550v1, whole genome shotgun sequence:
- the smim1 gene encoding small integral membrane protein 1, with translation MLGCSARWQLQTRHSLRPLTYVNTQNTEPKMAALGTDVQYVPSNDTRNDQVSFGTISSEPSRMMGYYNTVCTGTLGLGLKAVGLIVAIIFIFIIGYITGYYVHKCP, from the exons ATGCTGGGCTGCTCAGCGAGGTGGCAGCTGCAAACCCGTCACTCTCTTAGACCCTTAACCTACGTCAATACTCAG aACACAGAACCGAAAATGGCAGCACTGGGGACAGACGTTCAGTACGTGCCGAGTAATGATACCCGAAACGATCAGGTCAGCTTTGGCACCATTTCAAGTGAGCCCTCAAGGATGATGGG aTATTACAACACAGTGTGCACGGGAACACTGGGCCTGGGCTTAAAGGCTGTTGGACTTATTGTTgctatcattttcattttcatcattgGATATATCACAGGATATTATGTACACAAGTGTCCATAG